A segment of the Colletotrichum destructivum chromosome 3, complete sequence genome:
GGCTTGGCAACGGTTATGcacctcgtcggcgggaTATGGACCACCACCTACCTGGCCCAAGTCCATAAGCAGCCCATTCTTTCGCTGGACGTCGTCGCGGACCAGGGCTACTTTCTTAcctccggcgccgatgcAGTGGTGGCCAAACACCCAATTCCGGCTGCTAactccgtcgccgccgatggtgTCCTGGTTCAACAACCGCTGAAGATCTCCAACACGAAGCACTCGGGCCAGCAGGGCCTGCGCAtccgcgacgacggccgcatCTTCGCCACTGCCGGCTGGGATGCCATGGTTCGCGTGTACTCGTCCAAGACCCTCAAGGAGGTGGCCACGCTCAAATGGCACCAAGTCGGTTGTTATGCCATCGCATTGGCCAAAGTCTGTGGGACCACTCGGACTGATGAGATCCGAGGCACCTCGAGCGATCCCAATCAGCCACCCAGCGATCTTGTCTCTCATGTGGGACAACTGAGCGTCAAAGACAGACGCATACAACAGGCGCAGAATGCACACTGGCTGGCGGCCGGAAGCAAGGACGGCAAAATTTCCTTGTGGGATATCTTCTGATATGCCTTCCCGAACTGGAATACGGCCCAATCCCGGTCATTGCGGTCGTGGTTCTAACCCTGCATATTCGTACAGTGAGAACTACTGCGGCAGGCAGCGTCTAGCGCCCCCTTTTTATCTTTTATCACAGGCAACTGGGGCTTACGGCACCGCGGCCAAATGGCCTCGACAACCCGATGAAAGGAGCCTCGTGGCCGAGTGAACGGATATCAATTGACGTCTCTCTCAATCCATGGAAATTTGGTAGGCCGCGAAATGCTCACTCCCTCGGAACCAACCGCGACGCAACCCGCCTTCCTTTGAAGCACtgacggtgatgatgatgatgacgccgCTAAGCAATGACATGTGTCTCATCAGCCAACAGCACAAATGAATCGTAATGGCTAGGGTCTGTTTCTTCCAAAGAGCCTCGTCTTTTAGTTCCTGCAGCCCAATCATTTCCGCAACAAGAACCACTTGGGCTGACGTGAGAGTAGGTGGGCCGCCGTATCTCCATGGTCGCCAGCGAGGGTTCGCTTGCCGTCCAGAATAGCCTCAATGCCCAAGGCCGCCCCCTTCAAGGAGACTGAGACCAGCGGAAACCATCGACTGTGCCGAACGGGACGGTCAGCCATCCAACCACAAAGACCTCGTTGCCTACAGTATctgtggaggaggcggggcgATATGCGGGtagccccctcccctggtGAGCTCTGTTGCACGGTATGCATGCAAGGTAACAGTGAGAAACCAACTGTATAAAAAGGGGTTTGCCCTCCCGACCGTCAATTGAGCGAGAGTTGAAATCAACTAATTCTTCTTCCCTTCATTCCGAAAAGTCCTTCAAGAGACACCCCTTTTTacttctttcttccttcttcccgAACCCCCTCAAGGAAAGCAAGCCAGGTAAAGATGTCAATCATTGGAGAAGAATACAAGAACGTGGCCACGCAGGGCATGAACGCCtacgccgcgccgtcgctctTCCAGCCTCACAAGGCCCGCCAGGCCATCCGGGACGCCCACGAGAAGAAGATCCCCCCCTTGATGTGCTACTATGCCGGCCTCAGCGCCCTTCCCATCACGCGGTTCCTCGCCCCTATGggcttcgacgccgtctGGATCGACTGGGAGCACACTTCCTGCAATGTCGAGACCATGACATCGGTATGTCACCCACTACCTGGAGAGGACGGACAACAGGAGTCGGTGACAATAGCGCTGACCACCGCCTGTAGATGGTCCATGAAGCCATCTTCATGAGCCAGGGACGCACCATCCCCTGGGTCCGGTAAGGGGTCCCCCTCTCACACGCCCGAGCACGATGGGAAGAGCTAGCACTTACATGGCATCACACAAGTGTCCCGGGCCACGACCACGCGGCCATCGGTTACGCGCTCGACGCCGGGGCCAGCATCGTGGTGCCGCAGGTCGAGACGgtggaggaggccaagcacGTGCTGTCGTCGGCCAAGTACGGCACGAAGCAGCGGGGCACGcggtcggcgccgccgttccGGCTGATCCCGTTCCTCACGGATACGCCATACGACCCGAGCCGCGACCTGCACAAGTGCCTCAACGACCAGGCGGCCGTCATGATTCAGATCGAGTCAGCCGAGGGCGTGCGCAACCTCGACGCGATCCTGACCGAGTGCCCGGACATCGACGTCGTGTGGTTTGGCTCGCTCGACTGCCGCATCAGCATGAACCTTGAGGGCAAgatgggcggcatgggcgccgacgagcccgagTGGCTCGAGATCTCCAAGGTCTTCTTCGACACCATCAACAAACACGACAAGCCGTACGCCGGCTTCGCCTTCGCTGCGCCGCCGTACGGTGGCCCcgagaagatcaaggaggCGTCCAAGCGGATGAGCCTCATCGCCATGTCGGCCGACGTCATTCACCTCGGCGGGCTGGCGCAGGACCTCATGATTGCCCGGCAGGCGGTCGGGCCGGTGGGGCAAAAGAACGGCACCaatggggagggggccgaggagaaggccgaggagaagaccGAGGAGACGAACGGTAAGGAGTGAGAGGTGTCAAGTCACGACcggttgatgatgatctgAGACCCGTACAGGTTTATCCTCGAGGGGTAGAGAAGGGCAGTAGACAACTGCCGGCGATGCCACGACACGACAATGACGGATGGCATTGTTCGTCCATGAGTAATTGAGCTGAATGAGTAAAGGGGTACTGCTTTCTGTTACATATATTGGCAGTCAGTCATACAGCACCATCCGCATGTTGCATTCGAGAGAGCCTGTTATGTTTGCCTGCCACAGAGCCAGCCTATCACTACCTTTCAGTTAAACCTTTAGAGTATGACCCCAACCAAAGTGCTGTAGGGTCAAATGGCATGATACAATTGATGCTGGGACTTACTGTCCCCTTGAAAGACGTTCCGACGACACAAGTACGTACCCCTTTCGTCTGTGTGCTCGGCCACACTAACATCCTCTTTCCTCCCGCCAAGGGTGATTTGAGGAAGGCGGGTGGGTGCATTTCCTTCCTGTGGGCTGACTCAATGTTTTACTATTACGTGTaggttgccgccgttggcaTGGGCTcgaaaaagagagagacggcaTGACGTTCGGGTGCTGCAGGCTGATTAATGTTAGTGGCATCCAAGGGTGCGTGCGGGTGAGGCAGGACTTTTGATCGCGTCGTTTTCAACGCAACCTCTCACAGATGGCGCATGGTGCTGTGTcgtgaagacgacgatgataAATCGTATGGTAGCATTGGTTGAATGTACGGCTCGCCTCCTCACACTTCGCTCTCTTGCTAACAGTGATGGTCGGAGGGATGCCGCGCTGGACCTGACAACGGCATCAGCATAAGCGAGCCCCAATAGATAATCCTCACTGCATCCCTGTGCATCCCAGACCCTCATCGTAATGGCTCCTGTGAGTCACAAAGGAGCCCGAGAAACCCGACGAAATGGAGGAGAGCTCAACACGGGCCCAAACCCGGATACTCGCAAAACACATCACGCTCTAGAACGCTACCAAAAGGGCAGCAATTTAACACCTAATATTCTCAAGGACAATAAATAATATGAATCCTCGGAAATTTTGCAGCAGTCTTGTCCAGGTACGATTTGGCATCCGGCTGCTGCAGAATGTCTTCTGCATTGTTGCCGGTGGGCGGGTAACTAAGTAGGGATTGCAGGGGTTCCGAAGTGATTAATAATGACAAGCGCAGTTCAAAACAAATCCCGCCACTGGCGGCGACTTTGCATCGTTGAGCGTCAGACACGTGACTTGACTTTTTTCTATCGATAAGCAATcccccgccgtcctcgaaTTTTTTTTTGGGATGGGCATCCCACCTTCACGCGATAGATACCCCGCCATATCACTGAGAGCCCAATCTTCCCCCCCAAAGAGATAGAGCGTCAGTCTGTTGTTGCCCTCCACTCACCCATCTGTCCCAAAACAATCGACACGGAGAACAGGAACACCAAGGGCACACGGAAAGAGAGCATACCACCATGTCGATGCACGCCACAATCCTCTGCTGCAACTGCGGCGCGCCCATCGACGGCACGACGGCCGCCGGTGCGCTCTGCTACGACTGCATCAAGTTGACCGTCGACATCTCCCAAGGCGTCCAGCGCGAGGCCACGCTCAACTTCTGCCGAGACTGCGACCGCTGGCTGCTCCCCCCCAGCAGTTgggtcgtcgccgcccccgagTCCCGCGAGCTGCTCGCCCTCTGCCTCAAGAAGCTTAAAGGCCTGAACAAGATccgcatcatcgacgccTCCTTTGTGTGGACGGAACCCCACTCGAGACGAGTCAAGGTCAAGATCACGATCCAGGACGAGGTCCAGACCGGCGTCCTCCTTCAGCAGGCCTTCGAGGCCATCTACATTGTCGCCTACCAGCAATGCCCCGACTGCGCAAAGTCGTACACAGCCAACGTGTGGCGCGCCTCGGTCCAGGTGCGCCAAAAGGTGCTGCACAAGAGGaccttcctcttcctcgagcagctcATCATGAAGCACGGCGCGCACAGGGATACCCTCAACatcaaggaggccaaggacggcatcgacttcttcttctcggcgaggaatcaggccgagaagttTTGCGACTTCCTCAACTCGGTCGTGCCGTGCAAGGCCAAGAAGTCGCAGGAGCTCATTTCGCAGGACGTCCACACGTCGACAAAATCG
Coding sequences within it:
- a CDS encoding Putative hpcH/HpaI aldolase/citrate lyase domain, pyruvate kinase-like domain superfamily, coding for MSIIGEEYKNVATQGMNAYAAPSLFQPHKARQAIRDAHEKKIPPLMCYYAGLSALPITRFLAPMGFDAVWIDWEHTSCNVETMTSMVHEAIFMSQGRTIPWVRVPGHDHAAIGYALDAGASIVVPQVETVEEAKHVLSSAKYGTKQRGTRSAPPFRLIPFLTDTPYDPSRDLHKCLNDQAAVMIQIESAEGVRNLDAILTECPDIDVVWFGSLDCRISMNLEGKMGGMGADEPEWLEISKVFFDTINKHDKPYAGFAFAAPPYGGPEKIKEASKRMSLIAMSADVIHLGGLAQDLMIARQAVGPVGQKNGTNGEGAEEKAEEKTEETNGLSSRGREGQ